The Streptomyces sp. NBC_00670 genome window below encodes:
- a CDS encoding response regulator transcription factor, whose translation MSSLLLLTNALQPSAEVLPALGLLLHSVRVAPAEGPALVDTPGADVILIDGRRDLPQVRSLCQLLRSTGPGCPLVLVVTEGGLAAVTADWGIDDVLLDTAGPAEVEARLRLAMGRQQIAGDDSPMEIRNGDLSVDEATYSAKLKGRVLDLTFKEFELLKYLAQHPGRVFTRAQLLQEVWGYDYFGGTRTVDVHVRRLRAKLGPEHESLIGTVRNVGYRFVTPEKPDRTDRTDRTDRTERAERAERAEKQDGPEGSRRTERAKQDEKGESADATAKAASEA comes from the coding sequence ATGAGCTCCCTGCTGCTCCTCACCAACGCCCTCCAGCCCTCCGCTGAGGTGCTGCCCGCGCTCGGGCTGCTGCTGCACAGCGTGCGGGTGGCCCCGGCGGAGGGCCCGGCCCTCGTCGACACCCCCGGGGCCGACGTCATCCTCATCGACGGCCGCCGCGACCTGCCGCAGGTGCGCAGCCTGTGCCAGCTGCTGCGCTCGACGGGGCCCGGCTGCCCGCTGGTCCTGGTGGTGACCGAGGGCGGTCTCGCCGCCGTCACCGCGGACTGGGGCATCGACGACGTCCTGCTGGACACCGCGGGCCCGGCCGAGGTCGAGGCCCGGCTGCGGCTGGCCATGGGCCGACAGCAGATCGCGGGCGACGACTCCCCCATGGAGATCCGCAACGGCGACCTGTCGGTGGACGAGGCGACGTACTCGGCCAAGCTCAAGGGCCGCGTCCTGGACCTCACCTTCAAGGAGTTCGAGCTGCTGAAGTACCTCGCGCAGCACCCGGGCCGCGTCTTCACCCGCGCCCAGCTCCTTCAGGAGGTCTGGGGGTACGACTACTTCGGCGGCACCCGCACGGTCGACGTGCACGTCCGGCGGCTGCGGGCCAAGCTCGGCCCCGAGCACGAGTCGCTGATCGGCACCGTGCGGAACGTCGGCTACCGGTTCGTGACCCCGGAGAAGCCGGACCGGACCGACCGGACCGACCGGACCGACCGGACCGAGCGCGCCGAGCGCGCCGAGCGCGCCGAGAAGCAGGACGGGCCGGAAGGGTCCCGGCGGACGGAGAGGGCGAAACAGGACGAGAAGGGCGAGTCGGCCGACGCCACCGCCAAGGCCGCTTCCGAGGCGTGA
- a CDS encoding LacI family DNA-binding transcriptional regulator: MAKVTRDDVARLAGTSTAVVSYVINNGPRPVAPATRERVLAAIKELGYRPDRVAQAMASRRTDLIGMIVPDARQPFFGEMTHAVEQAAAERGKMVLVGNTDYVAEREVHYLRAFLGMRVSGLILVSHALNDHAAAEIEAWDARVVLLHERPELIDDVAVVTDDLGGARLAVQHLLEHGHPYVACMGGTAETPAVGDPVSDHVEGWRQAMAEAGVSTEGRLFEAPYNRYDAYQVGLELLAGPHRPPAIFCSTDDQAIGVLRAARELRIEVPGQLAVAGFDDVKEAALTDPPLTTVASDRSAMARAAVDLVLDDGLRVPGSHRERLKQFPSRLVNRASCGCVA; the protein is encoded by the coding sequence GTGGCCAAGGTGACTCGGGACGATGTGGCGCGGCTGGCGGGGACCTCCACCGCCGTCGTCAGCTACGTCATCAACAACGGACCCCGGCCGGTCGCCCCGGCCACGCGCGAGCGTGTCCTCGCCGCGATCAAGGAGCTGGGGTACCGGCCGGACCGGGTCGCCCAGGCCATGGCCTCGCGGCGGACCGACCTCATAGGCATGATCGTGCCGGACGCGCGCCAGCCGTTCTTCGGCGAGATGACGCACGCGGTCGAACAGGCCGCCGCCGAGCGCGGAAAGATGGTGCTGGTCGGCAACACGGACTACGTCGCCGAGCGCGAGGTCCACTATCTGCGCGCCTTCCTCGGCATGCGGGTCTCCGGGCTGATCCTCGTCAGCCACGCGCTCAACGACCACGCCGCCGCGGAGATCGAGGCGTGGGACGCGCGGGTGGTGCTGCTGCACGAGCGGCCCGAGCTGATAGACGACGTGGCGGTGGTGACGGACGACCTCGGCGGCGCCCGGCTCGCCGTCCAGCACCTGCTGGAGCACGGGCATCCGTACGTCGCCTGCATGGGCGGTACGGCGGAGACGCCGGCGGTGGGCGACCCGGTCTCCGACCACGTGGAGGGCTGGCGGCAGGCGATGGCCGAGGCGGGCGTCTCCACGGAGGGGCGGCTGTTCGAGGCGCCGTACAACCGCTACGACGCGTACCAGGTGGGGCTGGAGCTGCTGGCCGGCCCGCACCGGCCACCGGCGATCTTCTGCTCGACGGACGACCAGGCGATCGGGGTGCTGCGGGCGGCGCGGGAGCTGCGGATCGAGGTGCCGGGGCAGCTGGCGGTGGCGGGGTTCGACGACGTGAAGGAGGCGGCGCTGACGGATCCGCCGCTGACGACGGTCGCGTCGGACCGGTCGGCGATGGCGCGGGCGGCGGTGGACCTCGTCCTGGACGACGGCCTCCGCGTCCCCGGCTCCCACCGCGAACGCCTGAAGCAGTTCCCGTCCCGCCTGGTGAACCGCGCGTCCTGCGGCTGCGTGGCCTGA